One Pyrococcus furiosus DSM 3638 genomic region harbors:
- a CDS encoding ABC transporter ATP-binding protein, translated as MKAIVVEDLEKDYGKVKALKGISFEVKEGEIFGLIGPNGAGKSTTLKILATLLVPTGGRAEIFGYDVVEEAEEVRKLISYLPEEAGAYKNLTGYEYLEFMAKLYAKTGKDYKKMLETGVELSGLGERLKDRISTYSKGMTRKLLLARALMVEPKLAILDEPASGLDIINAYSIRQTIKQFAREKGITFLLSSHNMLEVEFLCDRVALINKGRIVEIGTPKELKEKYNAENLEEVFMSIVGGKKVE; from the coding sequence ATGAAGGCCATTGTTGTTGAAGATCTTGAGAAAGACTACGGTAAAGTTAAAGCCTTGAAAGGCATATCTTTTGAAGTCAAAGAAGGAGAAATTTTTGGGCTTATCGGCCCTAATGGAGCTGGGAAAAGCACCACCCTCAAAATTCTAGCCACCCTACTCGTCCCAACTGGAGGTAGGGCAGAGATATTTGGATATGACGTTGTGGAAGAGGCTGAAGAAGTTAGAAAGTTAATAAGCTACCTTCCAGAGGAGGCGGGGGCATATAAAAACTTGACTGGGTACGAATATCTAGAATTCATGGCCAAACTTTACGCAAAAACTGGAAAAGATTATAAAAAGATGCTTGAGACAGGTGTAGAGCTCAGCGGGCTTGGAGAGAGGTTAAAGGATAGGATATCTACATACTCCAAAGGTATGACGAGAAAGCTTTTGCTTGCAAGGGCTTTAATGGTCGAACCAAAGCTTGCCATATTGGATGAACCTGCAAGTGGGCTAGACATAATCAACGCATACTCCATAAGACAGACAATAAAACAGTTCGCAAGGGAGAAAGGGATAACTTTCCTACTCTCAAGCCACAACATGCTTGAGGTCGAGTTCCTCTGTGATAGAGTGGCCTTGATAAACAAGGGTAGAATCGTGGAGATCGGAACTCCCAAAGAATTGAAGGAAAAGTACAATGCAGAAAACTTGGAAGAGGTTTTCATGTCAATTGTAGGAGGGAAGAAAGTTGAGTGA
- a CDS encoding adenylosuccinate synthetase produces the protein MPSVIVVGGQWGDEGKGSIIAYLALHDEPEIIARGGVGTNAGHSVVINGKKYAVRQLPTGFMQTKARLLVGAGVLVDPEVFFYELEHLKDFNVAERVGIDYRCAIIEPKHKEMDRKNDYLHGTIGTTGSGCGPANADRVMRVAKQAKDIKELEPYLTDVAAEVNDALDEGALVLVEGTQGFGLSLYYGTYPYVTSKDTTASAVASDVGIGPTRVDDVIVVFKSFPTRVGAGPFPTEMPMEEADRLGLIEYGTVTGRRRRVGWFDFEMARYAARINGATMLAVTMLDKYDKEAFGITDYDKLPRKAKEFIEEIEERVGVPVGLIKTGPELEHIIDLRENI, from the coding sequence ATGCCAAGTGTAATTGTTGTTGGTGGACAGTGGGGAGATGAGGGAAAGGGTTCAATAATAGCATATCTCGCACTCCACGACGAGCCAGAGATCATAGCAAGAGGTGGCGTTGGAACAAATGCTGGGCACAGCGTGGTTATAAACGGGAAGAAGTACGCTGTGAGGCAGTTGCCCACTGGGTTTATGCAGACCAAGGCTAGGCTTCTTGTAGGGGCTGGAGTTTTAGTTGATCCTGAGGTCTTCTTTTATGAGCTCGAGCACTTAAAGGATTTCAATGTTGCTGAGAGGGTTGGAATAGACTACAGGTGTGCAATAATCGAGCCAAAGCACAAGGAGATGGACAGAAAAAATGACTATCTTCACGGTACCATAGGAACAACTGGAAGTGGATGTGGACCTGCCAATGCTGATAGGGTCATGAGGGTGGCAAAGCAGGCAAAAGACATTAAAGAGTTGGAGCCTTATCTTACGGATGTTGCTGCAGAGGTTAACGATGCCCTGGATGAGGGGGCACTCGTCTTAGTTGAGGGAACCCAGGGGTTTGGCTTAAGCCTTTATTACGGTACTTATCCCTACGTTACCTCAAAAGACACCACAGCCTCTGCAGTTGCGAGTGACGTTGGAATAGGGCCTACGAGGGTAGATGATGTGATAGTGGTCTTCAAGAGTTTCCCAACGAGGGTAGGTGCTGGTCCATTCCCCACGGAGATGCCAATGGAAGAAGCAGATAGGCTTGGATTGATCGAGTATGGAACAGTTACTGGAAGGAGGAGAAGGGTAGGATGGTTTGACTTTGAGATGGCTAGATACGCTGCTAGAATTAACGGTGCCACAATGCTCGCTGTTACAATGCTGGATAAGTACGATAAGGAAGCTTTTGGAATTACTGATTACGATAAGCTTCCCAGGAAGGCAAAGGAGTTTATTGAGGAGATTGAAGAGAGAGTTGGAGTTCCAGTAGGTTTAATAAAGACGGGTCCAGAACTGGAGCACATTATAGATTTGAGGGAGAACATCTAG
- the gyaR gene encoding glyoxylate reductase — protein MKPKVFITRAIPENGINMLEEEFEVEVWEEEREIPREKLLEKVKDVDALVTMLSERIDQEVFENAPRLRIVANYAVGYDNIDVEEATRRGIYVTNTPDVLTNATADHAFALLLATARHVVKGDKFVRSGEWKRKGIAWHPKWFLGYELYGKTIGIVGFGRIGQAIARRAKGFNMRILYYSRTRKSQAEKELGAEYRPLEEVLKESDFVILAVPLTKETMYMINEERLKLMKPTAILVNIARGKVVDTKALIKALKEGWIAGAGLDVFEEEPYYNEELFSLDNVVLTPHIGSATFEAREAMAELVARNLIAFKRGEIPPTLVNKEVIKIRKPGFNEQ, from the coding sequence ATGAAACCCAAGGTATTCATAACGAGAGCCATCCCCGAAAACGGAATAAATATGCTAGAAGAGGAATTTGAAGTTGAAGTGTGGGAAGAGGAAAGAGAAATTCCCAGGGAAAAGCTGTTAGAAAAAGTAAAGGATGTTGATGCTCTAGTAACGATGCTAAGTGAGAGAATTGACCAAGAGGTTTTTGAGAATGCTCCCCGATTAAGAATAGTAGCTAACTACGCTGTCGGATACGACAACATTGACGTTGAGGAAGCGACAAGAAGAGGTATATACGTCACCAACACTCCCGACGTTCTAACCAACGCTACAGCAGATCACGCTTTTGCCCTTCTATTGGCCACAGCTAGGCATGTAGTGAAGGGAGACAAGTTTGTTAGAAGTGGAGAATGGAAGAGAAAAGGGATAGCTTGGCATCCCAAATGGTTCCTGGGATATGAGCTCTATGGAAAAACTATAGGAATTGTAGGTTTTGGAAGAATTGGCCAAGCAATAGCTAGAAGAGCCAAAGGATTCAATATGAGAATTCTCTACTATTCAAGAACAAGGAAGTCCCAGGCAGAGAAAGAGCTTGGGGCAGAGTATAGACCCCTAGAAGAGGTACTTAAAGAGAGTGATTTTGTAATCCTAGCGGTTCCCCTAACAAAGGAAACTATGTACATGATAAACGAAGAAAGGCTAAAGCTAATGAAGCCAACAGCAATACTCGTTAACATAGCTAGAGGTAAAGTTGTTGATACAAAGGCCCTAATCAAGGCATTAAAGGAAGGTTGGATAGCTGGGGCAGGATTGGATGTGTTTGAGGAGGAACCATACTATAACGAAGAGCTGTTCTCCTTAGATAACGTAGTTTTAACTCCACACATAGGAAGTGCAACATTTGAGGCAAGAGAGGCTATGGCAGAACTCGTAGCAAGGAATCTAATAGCTTTCAAGAGAGGAGAAATTCCACCAACCCTAGTGAACAAAGAAGTTATAAAAATAAGAAAACCAGGGTTCAATGAGCAATGA
- a CDS encoding S9 family peptidase: MSSIEWNEKTFAKFAYLSDPRTKGELVAYVLTKANLKDNKYENTIVIENLKNNARRFIENATMPRISPDGKKIAFMRANEEKKVSEIWVADLETLSSKKILEAKNIRSLEWNEDSRKLLIVGFKRREDEDFIFEDDVPAWFDDLGFFDGEKTTFWIFDTESEEVIEEFEKPRFSSGIWHRDKIVVNVPHREIIPQYFKFWDIYIWEDGKEEKMFEKVSFYAVDSDGERILLYGKPEKKYMSEHNKLYIYDGKEVMGILDEVDRGVGQAKIKDGKVYFTLFEEGSVNLYIWDGEIKPIAKGRHWIMGFDVDEIVVYLKETATRLRELFTWDGEEKQLTDYNDPIFAKLKTFEPVHFRYKSLDLEIDGWYMKPELKEGEKAPVIVFVHGGPKGMYGYYFKYEMQLMAAKGYYIVYVNPRGSNGYSEDFALRVLTRTGLEDFQDILNGIEEFLKLEPQADRERIGITGISYGGYMTNWALTQSDLFKAGISENGISYWLTSYAFSDIGLWFDKEVIGENPLENENFRRLSPLFYAKNVKAPILLIHSLEDYRCPLDQSLMFYHVLKDLGKEAYIAIFKRGAHGHSIRGQPRHRMKRYKLFVEFFERKLKKYEEGFPIEKILKE; this comes from the coding sequence ATGAGTTCAATCGAATGGAACGAAAAAACGTTTGCAAAGTTTGCATACTTGAGTGATCCCAGGACAAAGGGAGAATTGGTGGCCTATGTATTAACAAAGGCCAACCTAAAGGACAACAAATATGAAAACACAATTGTTATTGAGAACCTCAAGAACAATGCAAGAAGGTTTATTGAAAATGCCACAATGCCAAGAATTTCCCCCGATGGTAAAAAGATAGCTTTTATGAGGGCTAATGAAGAAAAGAAGGTAAGTGAGATATGGGTGGCAGATTTAGAAACTTTAAGTAGCAAGAAAATCCTTGAAGCTAAGAACATAAGATCTTTGGAATGGAACGAAGACTCAAGAAAACTTCTCATTGTTGGCTTTAAGAGGAGGGAAGATGAAGACTTTATATTCGAGGATGATGTTCCAGCGTGGTTTGATGATCTTGGATTCTTTGATGGAGAGAAGACAACATTCTGGATTTTTGACACGGAGAGTGAAGAAGTTATAGAGGAGTTCGAAAAGCCGCGCTTTTCTTCAGGAATTTGGCATAGAGACAAAATTGTTGTGAATGTTCCCCATAGAGAGATAATCCCACAATACTTTAAGTTCTGGGACATCTATATCTGGGAAGACGGAAAAGAAGAAAAGATGTTTGAAAAAGTATCGTTCTACGCAGTTGATTCGGATGGAGAAAGAATTTTGCTCTATGGAAAGCCCGAGAAGAAGTACATGAGCGAGCACAATAAGCTTTACATCTACGATGGGAAAGAAGTGATGGGCATTCTTGATGAAGTTGACAGAGGAGTTGGCCAAGCCAAGATAAAAGATGGGAAAGTGTACTTTACACTCTTTGAAGAGGGAAGCGTAAACCTATACATTTGGGATGGGGAAATTAAACCCATAGCCAAGGGAAGGCATTGGATAATGGGATTTGACGTTGATGAGATCGTTGTTTACCTTAAAGAGACGGCGACTAGATTAAGGGAGCTCTTTACCTGGGACGGTGAAGAGAAACAACTCACTGACTATAATGATCCAATCTTCGCTAAGCTGAAAACTTTCGAACCAGTTCACTTCCGTTATAAAAGCCTAGACTTAGAGATTGATGGTTGGTATATGAAGCCCGAGCTCAAGGAGGGAGAAAAAGCCCCCGTGATAGTATTTGTCCATGGTGGGCCCAAGGGAATGTACGGTTATTACTTCAAGTATGAAATGCAATTAATGGCGGCCAAGGGGTACTATATAGTTTACGTTAATCCCAGGGGGAGCAATGGATATAGTGAAGACTTTGCACTAAGAGTATTAACCAGAACTGGACTGGAGGACTTCCAAGATATATTAAACGGTATTGAGGAATTCCTGAAGCTTGAACCTCAGGCGGACAGGGAGAGAATTGGTATCACGGGAATAAGCTATGGAGGATACATGACAAACTGGGCGTTAACACAAAGTGATCTCTTCAAAGCTGGAATAAGTGAGAATGGGATAAGTTACTGGTTAACCAGCTATGCATTTTCGGACATTGGCTTGTGGTTCGATAAGGAGGTGATAGGGGAGAACCCACTTGAGAATGAAAACTTCAGAAGGCTGAGTCCTCTCTTCTATGCGAAAAATGTTAAGGCCCCAATTTTATTAATTCACAGTCTAGAAGACTATCGCTGTCCCTTAGATCAAAGTTTGATGTTTTATCACGTGCTTAAGGATCTAGGAAAGGAAGCTTACATAGCTATATTCAAGAGGGGAGCTCATGGACACAGCATAAGAGGTCAGCCTAGGCATAGGATGAAGAGGTACAAGCTCTTTGTGGAGTTTTTTGAGAGAAAGCTGAAGAAGTACGAAGAAGGTTTTCCAATTGAAAAAATTTTAAAGGAGTAG
- a CDS encoding glycosyltransferase family 4 protein: MRILLVGHYPPHKGGVARHVKQLKECLEKRHEVYVLTYGTVAVEEENVYSVKVPNIFGIRGTSFALLASKKIVKLHEKYNFDLVHAHYVGTTSFAGVLAKRKTGVPLVITAHGSDLEFMSRLPLGGYFVKTSIMEADYVIAVSHYLAKKALELGASRISVIPNWTELSGESERKYILFLGRVASYKGIEDFIELAKRFPGEEFVVAGEGPLLKKLRAKSPPNVKFLGYVPAEDVLKKAKVLVLPSKREGFGLVVIEANSFKVPVLGRNVGGIRELIRFSKNGYLFEDIEDAITYLKTLLVPKTNVKLGSIGKRISKGHSQEKMCERVEEIYREVIS; encoded by the coding sequence ATGAGAATTCTCTTGGTGGGTCATTACCCTCCTCACAAAGGTGGTGTAGCCAGGCATGTTAAGCAGTTGAAGGAGTGCCTAGAAAAGAGACACGAAGTGTACGTGCTCACATATGGTACCGTGGCCGTTGAGGAAGAGAATGTATATTCTGTTAAGGTTCCAAATATCTTTGGCATAAGGGGGACTTCCTTTGCCTTGTTAGCATCAAAGAAGATTGTTAAGCTTCATGAGAAATATAACTTTGATTTGGTTCACGCTCACTACGTGGGAACCACGAGCTTTGCTGGGGTTCTTGCAAAGAGGAAGACTGGAGTTCCATTAGTGATTACGGCCCATGGAAGCGATTTAGAATTCATGTCCCGACTTCCCCTGGGAGGGTACTTCGTTAAAACATCCATAATGGAAGCAGATTACGTAATTGCCGTGAGCCACTACTTAGCAAAAAAAGCTTTAGAGCTTGGAGCGTCTAGAATTTCAGTAATTCCAAACTGGACTGAGTTAAGTGGAGAGAGTGAGAGAAAGTACATACTTTTTCTTGGGAGAGTTGCAAGTTACAAAGGTATTGAAGATTTCATTGAACTCGCTAAGAGATTCCCAGGAGAAGAATTCGTCGTTGCGGGAGAGGGCCCACTCCTTAAAAAACTTAGAGCGAAAAGCCCACCCAATGTTAAGTTTTTAGGCTACGTTCCAGCGGAAGATGTGCTTAAGAAAGCAAAGGTCTTAGTGCTTCCTTCAAAGAGAGAGGGATTTGGATTGGTTGTAATTGAGGCAAACTCATTTAAAGTCCCAGTATTAGGAAGGAATGTAGGTGGAATTAGAGAGCTTATCAGATTTTCAAAGAACGGCTATCTCTTTGAGGACATTGAAGATGCTATCACATATTTAAAGACACTTCTAGTACCAAAGACAAACGTAAAGTTGGGGTCTATAGGAAAAAGGATTTCCAAAGGGCATTCCCAGGAAAAGATGTGCGAAAGAGTTGAAGAAATATACAGAGAGGTGATTTCATGA
- a CDS encoding ABC transporter permease: MSDFWVLVTKELKDLLRDKGLIFGIIIVPLIIYPALGQMLQVGFEQAQEETKVVLVNFDEGRYGNLLIKALESAPNVTVTKIEAKTLDEALKKAQEEEYNMIVIIPKNFSQAIESNQKASVEIYGIVKGISGSMREAISEGRINAVISILNEYLAKLKIERRIEGDPEAILKPIDAKSYTVIKGRIVEIPPSVVSNIIASQSFSMPLVIFIMIMLVAQMSAGSMAMEKENKTLETLLTLPVKRITIVAGKMVGTAIIGIIAAISYMIGMRNYLGKLTSSAQVSITLEELGLKITPLGATLFLIIIFLTMVFTLSFAMLLAVFAEDTKTANTVVTAGIMPLAFPTFILMFADVNTLPTVLKYLLLGIPFSHPILASRAMLMEEYSTMYVSAVYLGILSAVTLFVTAKFFTTEKLLTAKLRFMRKKE; this comes from the coding sequence TTGAGTGACTTTTGGGTTCTCGTAACGAAAGAGCTTAAAGATCTTCTGAGGGATAAAGGATTGATTTTTGGAATCATAATAGTTCCTCTCATCATATATCCCGCCCTGGGACAAATGCTACAGGTGGGATTTGAGCAGGCTCAAGAAGAAACTAAAGTCGTTCTTGTTAACTTTGATGAGGGAAGATATGGTAATTTACTTATCAAAGCCTTAGAAAGCGCACCCAACGTAACTGTAACAAAAATAGAGGCCAAAACCCTTGATGAGGCTCTCAAAAAGGCCCAGGAAGAAGAGTACAATATGATTGTCATAATTCCCAAGAACTTTTCCCAGGCGATAGAGAGCAATCAAAAGGCCAGCGTTGAAATTTACGGAATAGTAAAGGGGATAAGCGGAAGTATGAGAGAAGCTATAAGCGAGGGGAGGATAAATGCAGTAATTTCAATTCTCAACGAATATCTCGCAAAGTTAAAGATAGAGAGAAGAATTGAAGGAGATCCAGAGGCAATTTTAAAGCCTATTGATGCAAAGAGCTATACAGTAATCAAGGGGCGCATCGTTGAAATCCCTCCATCTGTTGTATCAAATATAATAGCCTCTCAATCATTCTCCATGCCCCTAGTGATATTCATCATGATCATGCTAGTTGCTCAAATGTCCGCTGGGAGCATGGCCATGGAAAAGGAAAACAAGACATTGGAAACCCTATTAACGTTGCCCGTAAAAAGGATAACCATTGTAGCGGGAAAAATGGTGGGTACGGCGATAATTGGAATTATAGCGGCTATCTCCTACATGATCGGAATGAGGAATTACCTAGGGAAGTTAACCTCTTCAGCTCAAGTTAGCATTACACTTGAAGAGCTCGGCCTTAAAATAACTCCTCTCGGCGCAACACTATTCTTAATTATAATCTTTCTGACAATGGTATTCACACTAAGCTTTGCAATGCTTTTAGCTGTCTTTGCGGAGGATACAAAGACTGCAAATACTGTAGTTACCGCAGGAATAATGCCTCTAGCCTTTCCAACGTTCATACTAATGTTTGCAGACGTAAATACACTACCCACTGTTCTCAAATATCTCCTCCTCGGAATTCCCTTCAGCCACCCGATACTTGCGTCTAGAGCAATGCTCATGGAGGAATACTCCACGATGTACGTGAGTGCTGTATATCTAGGAATATTGTCGGCAGTGACGCTATTTGTAACGGCAAAATTCTTTACCACAGAAAAGCTTCTCACAGCAAAGCTTAGGTTCATGAGGAAGAAAGAGTAA
- a CDS encoding DMT family transporter — protein MNERRKAELVLLGATFIWGSTFPVMKIGVEDFPPITFIALRFGIASFVLFLALRKHIRKDALFPGLILGFTLFLGHGFQIVGLKYTTPSNSAFITSLYVVFTPFIAFLFFRKGLKMFDAFSLSLAVIGLYLISNAELRLNYGDALTVVAALSFAFQIVLVEYFGNLGVGLAFWQIFWNFILSTVYAGIFEGISLPSDPKVLGGIIYTGIFATALSFTLQVKYQPKVESYKAAIIYSSEPIFAHLLALAFLNDRLPPKGYLGAFLILLAVWLELYQERKNY, from the coding sequence ATGAACGAAAGAAGAAAGGCAGAGCTGGTCCTTCTAGGGGCCACCTTTATCTGGGGATCAACCTTTCCGGTTATGAAGATAGGGGTAGAAGACTTTCCCCCGATTACTTTCATAGCCCTTAGATTTGGCATCGCCTCTTTTGTTCTCTTTTTAGCCCTAAGGAAGCACATTAGAAAAGATGCTCTCTTTCCAGGGTTAATTCTTGGTTTCACGCTTTTTCTTGGTCACGGCTTTCAAATTGTTGGATTGAAGTACACAACACCCTCCAACTCCGCATTTATTACTTCCCTTTATGTTGTCTTCACGCCTTTCATAGCGTTCTTATTCTTCCGTAAGGGGCTTAAGATGTTTGACGCTTTTTCCCTGTCTTTGGCCGTTATTGGGCTTTACCTAATATCGAATGCAGAGTTGAGATTGAATTATGGTGATGCATTGACAGTTGTCGCTGCCCTAAGCTTTGCATTCCAGATAGTTCTTGTAGAATACTTTGGAAACCTGGGAGTTGGACTTGCATTTTGGCAAATATTTTGGAATTTCATTCTCTCTACAGTTTATGCCGGGATTTTTGAGGGAATTTCTCTTCCAAGCGATCCAAAAGTTCTGGGTGGGATAATTTACACAGGAATATTTGCCACGGCATTATCTTTTACGCTTCAGGTAAAATATCAGCCAAAGGTGGAGTCTTATAAGGCGGCAATTATCTACTCATCAGAACCAATTTTTGCCCATCTCCTTGCTCTCGCATTTCTCAATGATAGGTTGCCTCCTAAAGGCTATCTAGGGGCGTTTTTAATTCTCTTAGCTGTGTGGTTGGAACTTTATCAGGAAAGGAAAAACTATTAA
- a CDS encoding ADP-specific glucokinase has translation MPTWEELYKNAIEKAIKSVPKVKGVLLGYNTNIDAIKYLDSKDLEERIIKAGKEEVIKYSEELPDKINTVSQLLGSILWSIRRGKAAELFVESCPVRFYMKRWGWNELRMGGQAGIMANLLGGVYGVPVIVHVPQLSRLQANLFLDGPIYVPTLENGEVKLIHPKEFSGDEENCIHYIYEFPRGFRVFEFEAPRENRFIGSADDYNTTLFIREEFRESFSEVIKNVQLAILSGLQALTKENYKEPFEIVKSNLEVLNEREIPVHLEFAFTPDEKVREEILNVLGMFYSVGLNEVELASIMEILGEKKLAKELLAHDPVDPIAVTEAMLKLAKKTGVKRIHFHTYGYYLALTEYKGEHVRDALLFAALAAAAKAMKGNITSLEEIREATSVPVNEKATQVEEKLRAEYGIKEGIGEVEGYQIAFIPTKIVAKPKSTVGIGDTISSSAFIGEFSFTL, from the coding sequence ATGCCCACTTGGGAGGAGCTTTATAAAAATGCAATAGAGAAGGCCATAAAATCAGTGCCAAAGGTTAAAGGGGTTCTGCTTGGATATAACACAAACATCGACGCTATAAAATACTTGGACAGCAAGGACCTTGAGGAAAGAATAATAAAAGCTGGAAAAGAGGAAGTGATAAAGTATTCAGAAGAGCTCCCAGATAAAATCAACACTGTCTCTCAACTCCTTGGTTCAATACTTTGGAGCATAAGAAGGGGAAAAGCTGCAGAACTGTTCGTCGAAAGTTGCCCAGTGAGATTTTACATGAAGAGATGGGGCTGGAATGAGCTCAGAATGGGAGGCCAAGCTGGAATAATGGCAAATCTCTTGGGAGGAGTTTATGGGGTTCCTGTAATTGTTCACGTTCCCCAGCTTTCAAGACTCCAAGCTAATCTATTCTTGGACGGCCCGATCTACGTTCCAACTTTGGAGAATGGAGAAGTAAAATTGATCCATCCAAAGGAGTTTAGTGGAGACGAAGAGAACTGTATCCACTACATTTATGAATTCCCCAGGGGATTCAGAGTTTTTGAGTTTGAAGCACCTAGAGAGAATAGATTCATAGGCTCCGCCGATGATTACAACACAACTCTCTTCATAAGAGAGGAGTTTAGAGAAAGCTTTAGCGAAGTAATAAAGAACGTCCAGTTAGCAATACTGAGTGGACTGCAGGCTTTAACAAAAGAGAACTACAAGGAGCCTTTTGAGATTGTCAAGTCGAACTTGGAGGTTCTGAACGAGAGGGAAATCCCAGTTCACTTGGAATTTGCATTTACGCCTGACGAAAAAGTTAGAGAAGAGATATTGAACGTTCTTGGAATGTTCTACAGTGTAGGGCTTAACGAGGTAGAGCTGGCATCAATAATGGAAATCTTGGGAGAGAAGAAGCTCGCAAAAGAACTACTGGCCCACGATCCCGTAGATCCAATAGCTGTGACTGAAGCAATGTTAAAGCTTGCCAAGAAGACTGGGGTTAAGAGGATACACTTCCACACGTATGGTTATTATCTCGCACTAACCGAATACAAGGGAGAGCACGTGAGGGATGCTCTCCTATTTGCAGCCCTAGCAGCCGCTGCCAAGGCCATGAAAGGAAACATAACAAGCCTTGAAGAAATAAGAGAAGCCACAAGTGTTCCAGTCAATGAAAAAGCCACCCAGGTCGAAGAGAAACTAAGAGCAGAGTATGGAATTAAGGAAGGAATAGGAGAAGTGGAGGGATATCAAATAGCTTTCATTCCAACTAAAATAGTGGCAAAACCAAAGAGCACTGTCGGAATTGGGGACACCATCTCAAGCTCGGCATTTATTGGTGAGTTTTCATTCACTCTCTAA
- a CDS encoding DUF531 domain-containing protein yields the protein MLTIGLYNTYDTKKLHEAHIRAIARAAPVAYAYEFHLALIGFPFDSDDPKEVAERVASTTTIGEGGKYLLELAKSNKFHLLDFPKRGFPPQFGEVIATTSKPSKEKVIGSREVAEMALRGKSLMLIIGLGRHGLPKEVFEISKYHLDITDGREISLETCTAIGIIPARIKTLMEALKWKKP from the coding sequence ATGCTAACGATTGGCCTCTACAATACATACGATACCAAAAAACTTCACGAGGCACATATCAGAGCCATAGCTAGAGCTGCCCCAGTTGCTTACGCTTATGAATTCCACTTAGCCCTTATTGGTTTTCCCTTTGATTCGGATGATCCTAAAGAAGTAGCTGAAAGAGTAGCTTCCACAACCACAATAGGAGAAGGGGGAAAGTATCTCCTAGAGCTTGCAAAGTCAAACAAGTTCCACCTTCTAGATTTTCCAAAAAGAGGTTTTCCACCCCAATTTGGCGAAGTTATAGCAACTACTTCAAAACCCTCTAAAGAAAAAGTTATTGGTAGTAGGGAAGTCGCTGAGATGGCCCTAAGGGGAAAAAGCCTAATGTTAATAATTGGTCTCGGTAGGCATGGATTGCCCAAAGAAGTTTTTGAAATTTCGAAGTACCATTTAGACATAACTGATGGAAGAGAAATTAGCTTGGAAACGTGCACGGCAATTGGAATAATTCCCGCGAGGATAAAAACATTAATGGAGGCGTTAAAATGGAAAAAGCCGTAA